A stretch of Camelina sativa cultivar DH55 chromosome 18, Cs, whole genome shotgun sequence DNA encodes these proteins:
- the LOC104763494 gene encoding uncharacterized membrane protein At1g06890-like, which translates to MGRVGFNFPIFLTLIHYTVAWILLAFFKSLSLLPMSPPSKTTPFSSLFSLGAVMAFASGLANTSLKHNSVGFYQMAKIAVTPTIVLAEFVLFKKTISSTKVMALAVISLGVAIATVTDLEFNLFGALVAVAWIIPSAINKILWSNLQQQANWTALALMWKTTPFTVFFLLALMPWLDPPGILLFKWDLGNSSAILISALLGFLLQWSGALALGATSATSHVVLGQFKTCVILLGGYVIFGSDPGFISIYGAVAALVGMSVYTWLNLPGKSVDHISSKQLPRQTLPFQNLKPRLTTEEERPE; encoded by the exons ATGGGAAGAGTTGGATTCAATTTTCCAATCTTTCTAACATTGATTCACTATACTGTTGCTTGGATTCTTTTAGCTttcttcaaatctctctctttgcttCCAATGTCTCCTCCATCAAAGACTACacctttctcctctctcttctctcttggaGCTGTCATGGCCTTTGCTTCTGGACTCGCTAATACCAGTCTCAAACACAACAG tGTTGGATTCTATCAGATGGCTAAGATCGCAGTGACACCAACGATTGTTCTTGCAGAGTTTGTTCTTTTCAAGAAAACCATCTCTTCCACAAAG GTCATGGCATTAGCTGTAATATCTCTAGGGGTGGCAATTGCGACAGTGACAGATCTagaatttaatttgtttggcGCATTGGTAGCTGTGGCTTGGATTATCCCAAGTGCCATCAATAAAATCCTCTGGTCTAATCTTCAACAACAAGCTAATTGGACTGCCCTAGC ATTGATGTGGAAGACAACACCATTTACCGTCTTCTTCTTATTGGCTCTCATGCCATGGCTTGACCCACCTGGAATTTTACTGTTCAAATGGGATTTAGGTAACTCTTCTGCAATCCTCATCTCGGCTCTTCTCGGCTTTCTCCTCCAATGGTCTGGTGCACTCGCTCTCGG GGCAACCTCGGCAACATCTCATGTAGTATTAGGGCAATTCAAGACATGTGTGATCTTGCTTGGAGGTTACGTTATCTTCGGCTCCGATCCTGGCTTCATCAGCATCTACGGCGCTGTGGCAGCTCTTGTCGGCATGTCTGTCTACACGTGGCTCAATCTTCCGGGGAAATCAGTCGATCACATCTCGAGCAAGCAGCTTCCAAGACAAACATTACCATTTCAAAACCTAAAGCCGAGGCTGACGACGGAAGAGGAGAGACCGGAGTAG